A portion of the Micromonospora vinacea genome contains these proteins:
- a CDS encoding NADP-dependent oxidoreductase: protein MRAVSYAEFGGPEVLHVAEVPVPEPGPGQVRVRVAASVVHPVDLMVRSGRFPAPLPTGLPYTPGWDVAGSVDAVGPSVEEFTIGDEVIGFSPWLQTTAGAHAEYVVLDAAWLTSAPAGVPATEAATLPTNGLAAAQALDLLALPAGSTVLVTGAAGQVGGFVLALARTTGLHATGLAGADDREFVESLGAAFLSRTDDPTGTFDAVVDLAVIGSSLLDLVRDGGGYVAASPPLRPEPVRGIGTFALEVLPDGTRLGELVKLVTSGDIPLRVADVYPFADAAAAHERLAQGGVRGGVVIVP, encoded by the coding sequence ATGCGCGCAGTCAGCTATGCAGAGTTCGGAGGGCCGGAGGTCCTGCACGTGGCCGAGGTGCCGGTGCCCGAGCCGGGGCCGGGGCAGGTGCGGGTGCGTGTCGCGGCGTCGGTTGTCCATCCGGTTGATCTGATGGTCCGCTCCGGTCGGTTCCCGGCCCCGTTGCCGACCGGCCTGCCGTACACGCCCGGCTGGGACGTTGCCGGCAGCGTCGACGCGGTCGGCCCGTCGGTCGAGGAGTTCACGATCGGCGACGAGGTCATCGGCTTCTCGCCGTGGCTACAAACCACGGCCGGCGCCCACGCCGAGTACGTAGTCCTCGACGCCGCCTGGCTGACCTCCGCGCCCGCCGGCGTCCCCGCCACCGAGGCGGCGACCCTGCCGACCAATGGTCTCGCCGCTGCCCAGGCACTCGACCTGCTCGCGCTCCCGGCGGGTTCGACAGTGCTCGTCACCGGCGCCGCCGGGCAGGTGGGCGGGTTCGTTCTGGCGCTGGCCCGGACGACCGGTCTGCACGCCACCGGACTCGCCGGAGCCGACGACCGCGAGTTCGTCGAGTCGCTGGGCGCGGCCTTCCTGTCGCGCACCGACGATCCGACGGGGACGTTCGATGCGGTCGTCGACCTGGCGGTGATCGGCTCTTCGTTGCTGGACCTCGTTCGGGACGGCGGCGGCTACGTGGCCGCGTCACCCCCGCTTCGTCCGGAGCCGGTGCGCGGAATCGGGACCTTCGCGCTGGAGGTGCTACCTGACGGAACCCGCCTGGGCGAACTGGTCAAACTCGTCACCAGCGGAGACATCCCGCTCCGGGTCGCCGACGTGTACCCCTTCGCCGACGCGGCGGCCGCCCACGAGCGGCTGGCTCAAGGCGGCGTGCGCGGCGGCGTGGTGATCGTCCCCTGA
- a CDS encoding nuclear transport factor 2 family protein: MHRRPARLSLVEARVRVVDDTSTARQTAHAYVDLLERRDWSGLAALLTDDVVYEMPQTRERIRGTDAFLRFNTEYPGDWHLRPRRVIADGRLVALLLDVRVGDERQDACVWLEMSEHGLISKIIDYWPEPYDPPQGREHLVERW, encoded by the coding sequence ATGCACCGACGGCCTGCCAGATTGTCACTGGTGGAGGCTAGGGTCCGCGTCGTGGACGACACCTCGACGGCCCGGCAGACCGCCCACGCCTACGTTGATCTTCTGGAGCGCCGCGACTGGTCCGGGTTGGCCGCCCTGCTCACCGATGACGTGGTCTACGAGATGCCGCAGACTCGGGAGCGCATTCGCGGCACCGACGCGTTCCTGCGGTTCAACACCGAGTATCCGGGTGATTGGCACCTCCGGCCGCGGCGGGTGATCGCCGATGGCCGCCTCGTCGCCCTGTTGCTCGACGTTCGCGTCGGTGACGAGCGGCAGGACGCGTGCGTCTGGCTGGAGATGTCCGAGCATGGGCTGATCAGCAAGATCATCGACTACTGGCCCGAACCGTACGATCCACCGCAGGGTCGGGAACACCTCGTGGAACGTTGGTGA
- the pip gene encoding prolyl aminopeptidase yields the protein MMDWYPPIEPYDSGMLNVGHGNELYWELCGNPDGKPAVFLHGGPGGGLLPHNRRYFDPSGYRVVLFDQRNCGRSRPFAGDPKTSLEHNTTPHLVADIERLREHLGIERWLVFGGSWGSTLGLAYAQAHPERVTELVLRGVWLVRRSDEAWAFTPAGAAHLFPAEWAAFCAAIPVAEQDDLVGAYGRRISDPDPAVHGPAARAWMSWELSANTLLPMTPPGIDDASLLAFARITHHYISNGGFLPPEGLLAGVDRIRHVPTVIVNGRYDIKTPPKQAWDLHRVWPEAKFHIVEDAGHSGSEAGTRRLLIEATTQFLVPRRS from the coding sequence ATGATGGACTGGTATCCGCCCATCGAGCCGTACGACTCCGGGATGCTCAACGTCGGCCATGGCAATGAGCTCTACTGGGAACTGTGCGGGAATCCCGACGGCAAACCCGCAGTGTTCCTGCACGGCGGCCCCGGCGGTGGCCTGCTCCCGCACAATCGGCGGTACTTCGACCCGTCCGGCTACCGGGTCGTGCTGTTCGACCAGCGAAACTGCGGTCGCAGTCGGCCCTTCGCGGGCGACCCGAAGACGTCACTGGAACACAACACCACCCCGCACCTGGTGGCGGACATCGAGCGGCTACGCGAGCACCTGGGGATCGAGCGTTGGCTCGTCTTCGGCGGCAGTTGGGGCAGCACTCTCGGCTTGGCCTACGCGCAGGCCCATCCCGAGCGGGTCACCGAACTCGTGCTGCGTGGCGTGTGGTTGGTTCGCAGGTCAGACGAGGCGTGGGCGTTCACCCCAGCGGGCGCGGCGCACCTGTTTCCCGCCGAGTGGGCCGCATTTTGTGCTGCGATCCCCGTCGCTGAACAGGACGACCTTGTCGGCGCCTATGGCCGCCGCATTTCCGACCCGGACCCCGCGGTCCACGGCCCGGCGGCCCGCGCCTGGATGAGCTGGGAGCTCTCGGCCAACACCCTGCTGCCGATGACGCCACCCGGCATCGACGACGCCAGCCTGCTGGCGTTCGCCCGCATCACACACCACTACATCAGCAACGGCGGCTTCCTTCCGCCGGAAGGCCTCCTGGCGGGCGTCGACCGCATTCGACACGTCCCGACGGTCATCGTGAACGGCCGCTACGACATCAAGACACCGCCCAAGCAAGCCTGGGACCTGCATCGGGTCTGGCCTGAGGCAAAGTTTCACATCGTGGAGGACGCCGGCCACAGCGGCTCCGAAGCTGGCACCCGCCGCCTGCTCATCGAAGCCACCACCCAGTTCCTGGTGCCAAGGAGATCTTGA
- a CDS encoding DUF805 domain-containing protein codes for MSFSTAIKSVFSQYVGFSGRARRSEYWWFALFTILVSIVTAILDSALGLTFVEGSTTGFIGLIASLALLLPSLAVAVRRLHDTDRTGWWLLIALVPFVGAIVLLVFFVLDSTPGANRFGPNPKG; via the coding sequence ATGTCCTTCAGTACCGCAATCAAGTCGGTCTTCAGCCAGTACGTCGGCTTCTCTGGTCGGGCCCGCCGGTCTGAGTACTGGTGGTTCGCCCTGTTCACCATCCTTGTCAGCATTGTCACCGCCATCTTGGACAGTGCGCTGGGGCTGACCTTCGTGGAGGGCTCGACGACCGGCTTCATCGGTCTTATCGCCTCCCTGGCGCTGCTGCTGCCGTCGCTGGCGGTCGCGGTGCGGCGCCTGCACGACACCGACCGGACGGGGTGGTGGCTGCTGATCGCCTTGGTGCCGTTCGTGGGCGCCATCGTCCTGCTCGTGTTCTTCGTATTGGACAGCACCCCCGGAGCGAACCGTTTCGGCCCCAACCCCAAGGGCTGA
- a CDS encoding winged helix-turn-helix transcriptional regulator, which yields MFSRWTTPILWALHEYGRQRFVELERRLTSITPKVLTQRLRQLERDGLVTRTYHAEVPPRVEYEITELGASLGPLFAHLTTWADAHLGEVERAQRAYDAER from the coding sequence GTGTTCAGCCGATGGACCACACCCATCCTGTGGGCTCTGCACGAGTACGGTCGGCAGCGATTCGTGGAGCTGGAGCGCCGGCTGACCAGCATCACACCGAAGGTCCTCACGCAACGGTTACGCCAACTCGAACGCGACGGGCTCGTGACACGCACCTACCACGCCGAGGTGCCGCCCCGGGTCGAATACGAGATCACCGAGCTGGGCGCCAGCCTCGGTCCGCTCTTCGCGCACCTGACCACGTGGGCCGACGCCCATCTCGGAGAGGTGGAGCGGGCACAGCGCGCCTACGACGCCGAACGATGA
- a CDS encoding helix-turn-helix domain-containing protein, which yields MNAPNTALRAVRTGMRMSQDDFARALQAAGRRVGEPNDANKRLVQRWESGAIAAPRPVYARALEVVTGLPVSVLGFTAITNGHGVDDQHGGHDLTSPVSSLATPTPKPLAVHASYEGVWLSRYQYHSSGRGESFAGQHFVVVLQHGDRLTVRSLPGSAASSLSLDLSVDGAVVTGTWVEQTDPAGYYRGARYHGAIQLLVEPTGRRMAGKWVGFGKDMDVNTGPWELTFRDASTSKATLDQYNTSPG from the coding sequence ATGAATGCCCCGAACACCGCCCTGCGCGCGGTCCGCACCGGGATGCGCATGAGCCAGGACGACTTCGCCCGCGCGCTTCAGGCCGCCGGCCGCCGCGTCGGCGAACCCAATGACGCCAACAAGAGACTCGTCCAGCGCTGGGAGTCCGGCGCGATCGCCGCACCACGGCCCGTTTACGCCCGCGCCCTGGAGGTCGTCACCGGCCTGCCGGTCTCCGTGCTCGGCTTCACTGCGATAACCAATGGCCATGGCGTCGATGACCAACACGGTGGCCACGACCTGACCTCGCCCGTGTCCAGCCTGGCCACGCCAACGCCCAAGCCGCTTGCGGTCCACGCGTCGTACGAGGGCGTCTGGCTCAGCCGCTACCAATACCACTCCAGCGGCCGGGGAGAATCGTTCGCCGGGCAGCACTTCGTGGTCGTACTCCAGCACGGAGACCGACTGACCGTGCGCAGCCTGCCCGGCTCGGCGGCCTCGTCGCTATCGCTGGATCTCAGCGTCGACGGTGCCGTGGTAACCGGAACCTGGGTGGAGCAGACCGACCCGGCCGGCTACTACCGGGGAGCCCGATACCACGGCGCGATCCAGCTACTGGTGGAGCCCACCGGCCGACGGATGGCCGGGAAATGGGTCGGGTTCGGCAAGGACATGGACGTCAACACCGGCCCCTGGGAATTGACCTTCCGGGACGCGTCCACGTCCAAGGCGACGCTCGACCAGTACAACACCTCGCCCGGATAG
- a CDS encoding NAD(P)H-binding protein: MLVVTGATGNVGQRLLSILAASGAAATAVSRARRPVVVPDGVRHHRADLEQPESLRPALAGAEALYLLVEGAGAHLNVPEILRVTTAAGVKRIVLQSSQAVGTRPTAASHAPLHAIEDLVRRSGLGWTILRPGGFASNVLAWAEPIRNGRTVAAPFGDVGLPVIDPDDIAEVAAVALRDGAHDGHTYELTGPALSTPRERVADLATALGEPISFIEQTPDEAREQMLRFMPPPVVEGTLAILGAPTAREQRISPDVSEVLGRPPRSFAAWAGRNIDIFR, encoded by the coding sequence ATGCTCGTCGTGACAGGCGCCACTGGGAATGTTGGCCAGAGACTTTTGTCGATCCTCGCGGCGTCGGGCGCTGCGGCGACGGCGGTGTCCCGTGCGCGACGCCCGGTCGTCGTACCAGACGGGGTGCGCCACCATCGCGCGGACCTCGAGCAGCCGGAGAGCCTCAGGCCGGCGCTCGCTGGCGCCGAAGCGCTGTACCTGCTCGTGGAGGGCGCCGGGGCGCATCTCAACGTGCCCGAGATCCTGCGGGTCACCACGGCCGCCGGCGTGAAGCGCATCGTGCTGCAATCCTCGCAAGCGGTCGGCACAAGGCCGACGGCCGCCTCGCATGCGCCCCTGCACGCCATCGAAGACCTTGTGCGCAGGTCCGGCCTCGGCTGGACGATCCTGCGCCCCGGCGGCTTCGCCTCCAACGTTCTCGCCTGGGCCGAACCGATTCGCAACGGACGGACGGTGGCCGCACCGTTCGGCGATGTCGGTCTGCCTGTGATCGACCCGGACGACATCGCCGAGGTGGCGGCTGTCGCCCTTCGTGACGGCGCCCACGACGGTCACACGTATGAGCTGACCGGTCCGGCGCTGAGCACACCACGTGAACGGGTTGCCGATCTCGCTACCGCGCTCGGCGAACCCATCAGCTTCATCGAACAGACGCCCGACGAGGCCCGCGAACAGATGCTGCGGTTCATGCCACCACCGGTGGTCGAGGGAACGCTGGCGATCCTCGGCGCGCCGACCGCACGGGAGCAGCGGATCAGCCCGGACGTGTCGGAGGTCCTGGGTCGACCGCCACGCTCCTTCGCCGCATGGGCCGGGCGCAACATCGACATCTTCCGCTGA
- a CDS encoding DUF1737 domain-containing protein: MSDFTKPLGYRLITGPDDAEFCARVSALLDQGYQLHGSPALTFDGERVIAAQALVLSHSASPESPMGSAR; this comes from the coding sequence GTGTCGGATTTCACGAAGCCGCTCGGCTACCGTCTCATCACCGGGCCCGATGATGCCGAATTCTGCGCCCGCGTCAGCGCGCTACTCGATCAGGGCTATCAGCTGCACGGGTCGCCGGCGCTGACCTTTGATGGCGAACGCGTCATCGCCGCTCAAGCGTTGGTGCTGTCGCATTCGGCCAGCCCTGAGTCGCCCATGGGAAGCGCCAGGTAG
- a CDS encoding winged helix-turn-helix transcriptional regulator: MATSTAAQRREQAKRDYDAFLDQCPTRELLSRLTDKWVALVIPALVDGPQRHGQLAQRIAGVSQKMLTQTLRTLERDGLVTRTVTASVPVRVDYELTPLGHELFPVMIAIKNWAETHMDRVFEARTQYDARP; this comes from the coding sequence ATGGCGACGTCAACCGCAGCGCAACGCCGCGAACAGGCCAAACGCGACTACGACGCGTTCCTGGATCAGTGCCCGACCCGTGAGCTGCTGAGCAGGCTCACCGACAAGTGGGTCGCCCTGGTGATCCCAGCGCTCGTCGACGGCCCGCAGCGGCACGGCCAGCTCGCCCAGCGCATCGCCGGCGTCAGCCAGAAGATGCTCACACAGACCCTGCGCACCCTGGAGCGCGACGGCCTGGTCACCCGCACTGTCACTGCCTCGGTCCCGGTCCGCGTCGACTACGAGCTCACTCCGCTCGGCCATGAACTGTTCCCGGTCATGATCGCGATCAAGAACTGGGCGGAGACGCACATGGACCGCGTCTTCGAAGCCCGTACCCAATACGACGCACGCCCCTGA
- a CDS encoding helix-turn-helix domain-containing protein: MSREPLPIGRRVAYLRVRRRLSQQSFADRLGKSKSWVDKVERGVRSLERVSTIREIAAVLRVDPAALLGGDVQPAGSAERREGVARIRAALSAYPMAFCRPTDREVMSPDRLARGVRHAWMTFQHARYPRLVELLPTVVSEVHRAHVLDPESGRAAVVEAYRVTAALLVKLGEGSLAWLAADRAMSAAAGDRVLLACAAVQLGQVLRASARAGTVMLAAASQIAPGTPQELSLRGSLLVQAALIAAGAGDDRAVGELLDEAAKLGVQVGDGNDHHRTAFGPTAVELAQVAAAVELGDGSQAVARHEEAIGRDGWRWLPVEHRAAHLIDAARAYLQTDDPANAARVLLRAERIAPAEIHHRPAVRDVVAQVARDPDAPATITQLAFNLGVL, translated from the coding sequence GTGAGCCGTGAGCCGCTGCCGATCGGTCGACGAGTCGCCTACCTGCGGGTGCGGCGGAGGTTGTCGCAGCAGTCGTTCGCGGATCGTTTGGGCAAGTCGAAGAGTTGGGTGGACAAGGTCGAACGTGGGGTTCGTTCTTTGGAGCGGGTGTCGACCATCCGGGAGATCGCGGCGGTGCTGAGGGTCGATCCCGCAGCCCTGCTCGGTGGTGATGTCCAACCCGCCGGGTCGGCTGAGCGTCGCGAGGGCGTGGCGCGGATTCGGGCCGCGCTGTCGGCGTACCCAATGGCTTTCTGTCGCCCGACGGACCGGGAGGTGATGTCGCCCGATCGGCTGGCCCGGGGGGTGCGGCACGCGTGGATGACCTTCCAGCACGCCCGGTACCCGCGTCTGGTCGAGTTGCTGCCCACTGTGGTGAGCGAGGTTCATCGCGCCCACGTGCTGGACCCGGAGTCCGGGCGGGCGGCGGTGGTCGAGGCGTATCGGGTGACGGCGGCGCTGCTGGTCAAGCTGGGCGAGGGGAGCCTCGCCTGGTTGGCCGCTGACCGGGCGATGTCCGCCGCCGCCGGTGACCGGGTGTTGCTGGCCTGCGCGGCGGTGCAGTTGGGCCAGGTACTGCGGGCATCGGCTCGGGCAGGGACGGTGATGCTCGCCGCCGCTTCCCAGATCGCCCCTGGCACGCCGCAGGAATTGTCGCTGCGGGGATCGCTGCTCGTGCAGGCCGCTCTGATCGCGGCGGGGGCCGGTGACGACCGGGCGGTTGGTGAGCTGCTGGACGAGGCCGCCAAGCTGGGCGTCCAGGTGGGCGACGGCAACGACCATCACCGGACCGCGTTCGGGCCGACTGCCGTCGAACTGGCGCAGGTCGCCGCTGCCGTGGAGTTGGGCGACGGGTCGCAGGCGGTTGCCCGGCACGAGGAGGCGATCGGGCGGGACGGGTGGCGGTGGCTGCCGGTTGAGCACCGCGCCGCGCACCTGATCGACGCGGCGCGCGCCTACCTCCAGACGGATGACCCCGCCAACGCCGCCCGGGTTCTGTTGCGGGCCGAACGCATCGCACCCGCCGAGATCCACCATCGGCCAGCCGTGCGGGACGTGGTCGCCCAGGTCGCCCGCGACCCGGACGCCCCAGCCACGATCACCCAGCTCGCCTTCAACCTGGGGGTGCTGTGA
- a CDS encoding MerR family transcriptional regulator → MDRDELYAIGDVARRAGLSVSAVRYYADAGIVTPAASTPAGHRLYDVSAIARLELVRTLRELDAGLDEIRRVLAGEATLRELAATHLALLERQEARLRTRRAVLSAILRQDSTAEQVTLMHKLVGLSDEERDRLIDEFWTEVSAGWEPPARMVEWWRAARPELPDHPTAAQLEAWIELAELVRDTEVRQAVRRELHEVCTTGAGPLMTSSPMLDALEEGAAIGQPVMDAARKQVPPDSPRGREIANQWIGWLTGIFATPDSPGIPDTPEFRIQAADQMRKGAEWDRTPPEQEGPFDRYMELVTVVNSAPPEQFPYEWLAAALRASAQPAS, encoded by the coding sequence GTGGACAGAGACGAGCTGTACGCCATCGGAGATGTCGCCCGGCGGGCCGGCCTGAGCGTCAGTGCCGTCCGGTACTACGCGGACGCCGGCATCGTCACGCCGGCCGCCAGCACCCCGGCCGGCCACCGCCTGTACGACGTGTCGGCCATCGCCCGGCTGGAACTGGTCCGGACGCTGCGGGAACTCGACGCCGGCCTGGACGAGATCCGGCGGGTGCTGGCCGGCGAGGCGACGCTGCGCGAGCTGGCCGCCACCCACCTGGCCCTGCTGGAACGGCAGGAGGCACGGCTGCGCACCCGTCGCGCGGTGCTGTCGGCCATCCTGCGACAGGACTCCACAGCCGAGCAGGTCACGCTGATGCACAAGCTCGTTGGCCTGTCGGACGAGGAACGTGACCGGCTGATCGACGAGTTCTGGACCGAGGTCTCCGCAGGCTGGGAGCCGCCGGCGCGGATGGTCGAGTGGTGGCGGGCGGCCCGACCGGAGCTGCCCGACCATCCCACCGCGGCCCAGCTGGAGGCGTGGATCGAGCTGGCCGAGTTGGTCCGGGACACCGAGGTCCGGCAGGCCGTCCGCCGTGAGTTGCACGAGGTGTGCACCACCGGGGCAGGGCCGCTGATGACCTCGTCGCCGATGCTGGACGCCCTCGAAGAGGGCGCGGCGATCGGCCAGCCGGTGATGGACGCAGCGCGCAAGCAGGTGCCGCCGGACTCGCCCAGGGGCCGGGAGATCGCCAACCAGTGGATCGGGTGGCTGACCGGCATCTTCGCGACGCCGGACAGCCCCGGGATCCCGGACACACCGGAGTTCCGGATCCAGGCGGCCGACCAGATGCGCAAGGGCGCGGAGTGGGACCGCACGCCACCGGAGCAGGAGGGTCCGTTCGACAGGTACATGGAGCTGGTCACCGTCGTGAACAGCGCGCCGCCGGAGCAGTTTCCGTACGAGTGGCTGGCCGCAGCACTACGCGCGTCCGCCCAACCGGCCAGCTGA